TCCCTGATATCATTTATTGGCTCTGTGAGCTTAACAAGGTACTTTGTGCGACAATTAAAAAGTTGATGCATTTCCTATTACATTATGATAGATCACAGTGAAGAGGACGGAATTAAATACACCACTTGGTCTTGAGGTTCAGTTACACATTACAGAAGCTGTTTGTCCTGCACTAAGTGAACCAGGTATCTagggtttcctttttcttgatcTTATTCCCAGGCGATGCTTTTCTCATAAATAGCTGGATTTGATATATAGCATCATATGAACAGGACTCCGTGCTCTCCTCCGCTTCTTGACTGGACTGTACATCTGCCTTAACAGAGGCGATGTAGATTTAAAGGCTCAACAGGTTTTAGAATTCACCACTATTTTGTTTTGAGCAAGCTTCACTCTGTTGCTAATCTCTGCTAAAAATTTCCATCTCTTCTTTAATATGTTATCTTGACAGCGATCTGTAGAAGCAGCTGGTCACTCTCTGGTATCGATTATAGTGGACCACATATTTTTATGCATCAAAGATGCTGGTTCGTTCTGCTATAAGCCTCTAATTCTTTTTCTATCTAAGTTTTCTCAGAAATGGTGACTCAAGTCTAAGGGCATTTCAGCTTCGGACGTTCTTGTTCAACTTGACATAATTCTTACATTCATATCTATGTGCAGGGTTTCAGCTGGAACTTTTGATGCAATCACTCCATTTTTCTCGAGTATGTCTTGTGGCACTACAGttgatttcttgtttttctttcacattagattttattattatcagATGCCATATTTTTGTTGCGTAACACAAGCTGAAACTTAATCTAGCGATGTACTCTTATTGTGAGAAACAACATAACAATTAATCTCTAAGCATTGTGGTctctaattgttttttttttggtaatatgtGGTCTCTAATTGTTGATATTGAACAAGTACGAGAACCTCATCGCaactttaatttttcctttttcttctatttttcatGTTCTTTTGCCTAAGTTGTCTTGCACATTTGCTGAGAAAATATCTTGAATCAGCAATTTGAGGAGTTTATTAAGTAACATTGGATTGGTAATATATTGGTTAGTACTTAGTTCCATGTACTCCAAAAGGTTTTAGTTCTGGGGAAGTGATGCTTTTGGTGTGTCTAAGTCTAAATATGTACTGTCAAAGCTTAAGTGTGATTGGAATTGCTCAATCAATGAAGGTTTCTGTATTTTGTCAAAATGGACTGAATTTTGCAATAAATTAGCATTTTGAAGTCAAGTATAGGGTAAAGTTATAGTATTTTGGAGATGCATGTTGTTGTTAAAATGGGGAGCAACAAGTAATGTGCAATAATTGGCCAACAAAAGGAAGTCATACACTAAACATTTGACAACATAAGTTCTAATACTTTTCCATGAACTAGTTATTTTGCATTCTGGTTGAAGCATATCAGTGTTTGGGAAATTGTtcaacattttcttgaaagttgCCCTTCAACATCTTGGGATGCATGTTTTTAGGACGCTGacatttttattagaatttgTTCTCTTGGTAATTTCTGGTTATATCTTAACTGCATGACTAAATgtagatatttttttattttttatttttccagttTAGACAATGTAACAGCCTGTTTCTGTGCATTTTTCATAATCTTATGTGGATTGCTTGCCTTAAAGTCAGTCTCTTGTCTTGCAATAATAAATTTCATGTTGGACCCTGCAGGCTAGTGTTTCTGATGGAGAAAGTGCAAATAACTTGACAAAATTGATGGTTGGTGGTCTTTTCTTAAGGTTAGCTCCTGTATTTTGTTGAATAATTTTTGTTGCAAATATCCTCTTGGAGGAATGTTTCTGTTGCGAAATGCTATTCAACTTTCTCAGTTACAGTTCACATGCTAGATAAAGGTGGAGCTTCAATTTCTTATCTCGGCGGTTTTGACACCATTTGCCATTTTCCATAACATATTCTGAAAGTAATTCTGCCCTTCTGTTGGACTGACATTATTGACTTTCTTCATACAGATTGGAAATACACAATGACATTCCTCAAACTCATTTTCCgttgaaatgaaaaaataatgtgtttgaaattttcttatCGATGTCTTCAAAATTCCTTTAGGACTTGCAGTCTTAGTTTAAGAAGAGATGCTGTTAATATTTCTTTCAAGTATGGTGAAGTATAAATTTGCGGTATGGAGCTTAAGGCCTTGTTTGGGAGAGTAGAAAGGAAGAGGTAAAttgagggagggagagaaaataAGTCGCAATTAATCTGTCCTTCCATTTTCCCTCTCCTCCCAAACAAgggaaaatttctttaattttactCTATTAAAACAATCTATTTCCTTCAACTCTATTCCAAAAAATGACTTAAGTTCTTGAATGATGTCTTGTGTCCCTAAGTCAATTCAACATACTTTTGGATGATCAAAACAGTGCCTTATATTAGCAAATACATTTCAGGGACACCTTCTCACGCCCTCCATGCACTTTGGTTCAGCCATCAATGCTGACTATTGCAAAAGATATTGAGGACATTCCTGACTTTGGTACTAGTTAATTTTATAGTGTACTTGCCAGATTATCATGGACATCAGGTTGTTGGTTGTCATTTTAAGTTGGCTTTTTTCTCTTGCAGCTAAAAATTTTTGTCCTCCAATTTATCCTTTGGGAGAACATCAATGGCAGAGAAGTGTAGGTGTTCCTTTGATATGCTTGTATTCTCTCCAGGTCAATCCATCCCCTGCCCCACCCTCCTTTGCGTCTGAGACAGTAATCAACTGTCAGCCTCTCATGGTATTCATCAAATGTCTATACTTTTCTTTCTATAGTTTACTTGGGGCTGGTGCATATAGACCTTGGTATTTCTAAAGAATGACTTGAACCATTTTTTGGCAGATATTTCTTCAGGAAGATTCCTGTTTAAGGGTATGTTCCTTTTTGGCAGACGGAATTATTGTGAGTCCAGGAGCTGTTTTACCCGATTCTTCCATAAAATCCCTtttatttatgctcaaggagTTAGAACTTACTGTCCCGTTGGAGTTTGGGAACCATTTAACTTCTGATAACGGGAAAGACATTGTCCAGAAATCTTTGACTGGAGCAAAGCTTCGTATTGAAAACTTATCATTTTCAGAATCACCTTGTCTGAAAACGCGGCTACTGAACCTAGAAAAGGATCCTGCCTGTTTTTGTTTATGGGCTGACCAACCGATTGATGCTAGCCAGAAGAAATGGACCAGTGAAGCATCATTGGTGAGTTTGTCTCTAGAAGCATGTGCTGCTGTCACCGAAGCACCCCATTCTCGTAACAATGTATCAGATTCATGGCCATGTGTTGAGGTTAAAGATGCTCGCTTTGAAGCAGCAATGGTTACTTCTGATGGGAAACCCTTGACAGATGTCCCTCCTCCAGGTGGGATTGTCAGAGTGGGAGTTGCATGCCAACAGTATCTATCTAACACTTCTGTTGAGCAGTTGTTCTTTGTGCTGGATCTCTATACCTATATCGGAAGAATCAGTGAAAAGATTGCTCTAGTTGGAAGAAAGAGCAGAGCAAGGAAAGTGAGAACTGAAGCTGTTAGTAGAAAGCTAGTGGAAAGAGTTCCCAGTGACACTGCTGTCAGTTTAGCTGTAAGGGATCTACAGCTTAGATTTCTGgagtcttcttccttggtgatGGAGGACATGCCACTGGTTCAATTCATTGGagataatattttcatcaaagtTACTCACAGAACCCTTGGAGGGGCCATAGCTGTTTCATCCACCTTGCGGTGGGAGAGCATTCAGGTTAATTGTGTAGATACTCCCAGAAATTTGGGTGATGAGAATGGCTTGGTGCTGAGTACTGAGGACCATGGCAATCTGGTTGTGGGGAGTGAAAGCCCAAAACTAAGAGCTGTCTTGTGGATAAATAACAAAAGCAAGTTTCAAACAAATGGCCATGTTAATCCGGTTCCATTTCTGGACATAAGTACTGTACAAGTGATTCCATTCAATGAGGATGACGTAGAGTGTCGTAGCTTAAATTTGTCAGCTCGCATTTCTGGTGTTCGTCTTGGTGGTGGATTGAACTATGCCGAGTCCCTGCTGCATCGCTTTGGAATACTTGGTCCAGATGGTGGTCCTGGAGAGGGACTGTTGAAAGGGTTGGATAATTTGTCCTCAGGGCCTCTACCCAAACTTTTTAAAGCATCGCCACTTAATGCGGATGATCTAGAAAAGAGTACGAAGATATTTTGCAATTGGTTATCCTTTTATCATATCATATGTTTGTGACTCATAATTATGGCACTTGACTTATACCTTGTCTATCTGCTGTGTTGGAATTTCAGGAGATGGAATAGACAGTGGTTTTCTGGACTCAGCAAAGCCAGATAATTTTGACATATCCGTAGAGTTGAAAGACTGGCTTTTTGCTTTAGAAGGTCCTCAAGAGATGGCTGAAAGTTGGCAGTATAATGACCTCACAGATGTCGGAAGAGAAGAGAGGTCATGGCACACGTCTTTTAAGAGTTTGCGAATAGAAGCTAAAAGCGTATCCAAGCACGAAATTAGTTGCAAAGAAAGATCTAATCCAGCGTGGAAGTTTCCTTTGGAGTCAGTTATTGTAAGTAAATATATGGAAATTTTAACTTGTACCAACAGTTTTAGTTTATCAATGAGCTTTTAGTTGCTATCTGAAGGTAAATAAAGTACCACTattgattttaatattttcatgcaatttcTCATGTTTGATTCAAGCCTTTCTTGCTAACATTGGCTGGGCAAGTACTTCTGACAAAAACCAGTGTATATTGTATAACATAGCTATCAGAGTTTGGTCCACTCTCTGTGTCTTGCCACTTAATGCTTACATTTGTCTGTTATGTGTGAGGTCAACTTGCTTTATCTGAAGCTGTAGCCATCTGTTTCCTCTATCTGTTGATTTTATTTGGTGATGCCATAGTTAGCCAATCTCTGTTATTAGGTTGACCATAAATGGGAAGACTTAGATCAGCTTCTTATGTGCCTGTACTTTTTATCATTCTTAAAATTTCCTTGAATTTGGATCCATCCTACTCCATCAAAGATGTTCCTCATACCTTTTATGACAAACACGAATAACTTCACGGTGGACTGGTTTTAATGCATTAGAGGGGGAAGTCTATTTTGAATTAAAGATGTTTGAATGGCATGACTAATTATCAGAACATCTAGTTTGATGATTATTTGAGAGCTGGGAAGTCACTCTGGCTTAAAATCACAGAAAATGATTTAGTGTTTAGCTGGGCTATAAATGGGCTGGTAGGTGGATATACATTTTCTATCTGTTGTTATATTCTTGATTTCAGATGTGATTATCTAATCTGGTGGACTGCTTTTGGAAGTCTGCATGAAGTTGATTATGTTGTTAACAATGCTGATTGCCCTTGCAGGTAGATATTGAAGGCTTGCAGATCCTGAAGCCCCAATATCATGGGGAAATGCTTATAGCTGGTGTACATTCAAATGGGATCAAAGAAACTTTTCAGATGAATGAGGGGATAAATCTTGAAGTCCGCATGGTAATCTCCGAGGATGATGTAGATAGTGAAACGGCCAAGTGGATGgttgaaaatttgaagttttcaGTCAAGAAACCGGTAAAATACTGAATCACATGTCTCTTTCTGTTTTCCATACTTCTCTGCTGAGAagcgcctttttttttttagattgaaGCAGCTGTCTCCCGGGATGAGCTTAGACATCTCGCCTTTCTGTGCAAATCTGAAATTGATTCGATGGGACGAATTACTGCTGGAGTCCTGCGTGTGCTGAAGCTGGAAGATTCTGTTGGTCATGCTGCCATGGACCAGCTAAGCAACCTTGGTAATATTAATCGAAGTCCTCCAGAGCATATATTATTCAGAGTTTCCTCTCAGGAGTCACACTATCATTGTTTTATTTTGGTTATTATGCAATGCTTCCCTctctgaaaaaggaaaagggggatGTTTTTAGGAAGTTCTTTAAGATCGGATGCTGCAAGAGGCAAGAAGAGGTCATTATGTTTGGAATTCCGCACTTTATCTTTAACCTGTCTTGTTGTGCTTAAGAAGTCCTACTCGTACCAAGTTGTAAAATAGAGGGAAAATGGGGGGTTGGGGCTCTGAACCATTGGTTATCAAAAATTGGACCTGTGGATCAGACTATCCAGAATGTTCGAAAGTAGCATCTAGGAGGCTGCTTTGACAGAACGAGATAGATCGAATTTCTGAAATCCTAGTGGTAGTGCATTGCTTTGCGATAGAAGCATGCGCATCATGTTTGTGTATAGCTTTATCTTGTAGTCTGAAATTGGGCAGTATATAGTTGAGGCATGAATCTTTAGGGCCAAACCAGGCTGTATCATGCAATGTTACATGGGCACACTGTTTGCTTGCACCATTTTTCGGACATGCTCGTGTTGATTTCAGAACTAATGATTTGCAGGAAGCCAGGGTCTCGAAAGAATGCTCACTCCGGACAAGCTCAGCCGGGATAGTAGTGCTGCCAGCATCAGTCTTGCTTCCCTACCTTATACGACTAACGAATCTCCTTCGATTCCCTCAACAGTGGCTTCCCTTGAGGAGACAGTTTTAGAGTCTCAAGCCAAGTGCACCGCTCTCCTGGCTGCCTTGGGCAATTCAGGTGCTTCTACCCAACATATCACCGATGTCGACCAACTCGCTCAGAATCTTGGAAACATTCAGAGGCTATTGAAGCAATTGAGAACGAATATTTAATTGGCACTTTCACTCCCTTGCTTTACAATTTTGACGGAAGAGGATCTGAAGTGTATAGTATATGCCCATTCTTTTTGTGTACAGTATACAAATATGTTGCCCTGTACATGTCGAGTTTTGTGTGGAATAGCAATCGGGCAGAGTAAAACGTGTGACCTGTATCCATAATTTTGTAATGAGAAGGATCATGTCCCGAGACATAAAGGAACCACATGTAATAGGTTCAATTTTGTCCTTATGATTTGCATAACATTGAAGAAACTCTGCTCATCTCTTTTGACCCCACGTTTGGTTATTCTGGATAGAGATCAAGTAGGATATTCGTAATATCTGCAGGATCCTTTTGCTTCAGCGTCCACAGCGATATTTCTGGCACTAAATGGCATTAAAGAGAGATGTTCTTCGATGCTGGTGTCTCTGGTATCCTTATATACCGATCATTTGCTGAGTTGCCCATATAAGACATTTCATCGTGCACGACGAATATCTGGTTTAACAAAAACTTTGGTCACAGTTTGTCACTCACAACTAGAATGGCTTTACTTATTAAGAGTACCGGCAAGGTAAAGATTACATCTGGTGAGAAATAGATAATTGTTCTTTGTAATTGGCTTGATACAGTTGTACTTGCCTACACGATGAATGTAAGCCAACACGACCGTATCTTATCATGGTCGCAAGTCTGTTCATCTGCTGGTGTGCTCTAGACCTACGGCTTTTGTTCATTCTCATCTTAGCGAAAGCGAATTGGGCAGAGTCCCATCTGGGAAGTTAAGGTAGATTAAACTGGATGTTTCTAGGGTACAAATCCCAGTTTGCGAAGTGAAATGATTCACGGAGAGTACATTTGACACCAAAAAGTAACTTCATAAATCGTTCAGACTGATGCACAACCAAATCATCCACTTGCTTTCTTCGTTACGAAAAAGCAGTTGTCCGCTTGCATCTGTGCGGTGATGCTATTCGAGTATCCATCGAGATAAGAGGTTGAAGCAGCTCCCATTCAGCTGATACATGGTGGGGAACATGCCCACACAAGAGGGATTCATAATTACTAACGGAGTTCTCCAGTCCATCTGCCATGGAAGGCTTAGGATGTTGATGCCGTAATTGCATCCCAGCGCCATATAGTACCATCCTCACAGCAGCTCAGGATTGTGCTGTGAaaaggaaacgaagaagaaaaaaaatctgatgAAGTCAAAATCATAAGATAGATTCTTGGCAATTCGTCATCATGATAGTCTGAGTTACCTCCCATCAAATGACATGGCAGTCTGTCTGATTGGGGATTTTGATTGGGGATGAGACAACCTGACGCATGATTGAGCAGCGGGGGTAAACATATAAGTGCCACTCATGAATTCCTAAAACATCGATtaacaaaaacaaagcaaagcCATCCATACTTTGCAATTAGAACAGGAGGGCTACTCTGCAGCTCCCATACGTAGATCTTCCCTTCCCTATTTCCTGGTATGTGATCAAGACAGAAGTGATCCCCCTTGTTGTATAAAATCTTGAAACTTAAATACACTCGTTGAATCCAAGAAAGTGAGGCATGACCAGATCAGTTGTATATACTTATGCTAAAGATTATTGACCAAGAGATGATCAAGGCAAATTAAAGGAGCAGTGAGATTGCAAATGGAACTCAAATATGCCAAAGCTGAAGGACTATGGGCTTTAAGGTACCTATAGCAATTGAGTGATAATGAAAGTCACAGGAAAATTTGATGAACCAAATGTCACACTCTGGAACTGGATATTTCTGAAGGATATCCACCGACCCCTGAGCCCACCATATAAAGAGATAATTCAATGATCAACTTTTCTATTGATTAAGAGGGGAAAACCAATTCAGCATGCATGCTCTAACCTCTCCCGGAGATTGTTCCTTCATTTTGGGTTCCCAAAGCACAATCTCGTTGTCAACACTCTAGAGGCAAAAGGGGAAATAATAAGCACACAATCCAATAGATTGGAGAATTTGCATGATAGTGTAAaaattgattgaagaaaatcaattcaaatagaGTTCAAAGAGAGAGGGTGAAGAGAGAAACATGAAAACAACTCTAATATAGAGACCCAGGCTCAAAAGCTTTGACCATGTGTGATCCATGAAGTCCACACTCGAGTAGTGAAAGATTATCGAAAAAAAGAACAGCATGCTCCAATGCTCTCATTTCATTGATTTTGCAACAGAAAATGCAACATAAACTATAAAGGTGCATTTTAATCGATAGTGATACTCGGAGTTTACATCCCAAAGATTGGGAAAGGAAGATCCTTAAGATCTGATCAAAGGTTCACACTGGTTAGCTTTAATCAAGTACTTCACCTTTGACAGAACAAAATCACCAAGCCACCTGTTGCAGTCAACATAGTTTGAATGAACTGGAGCTATGAAAACCTGAAATATAATAACAAACAAGTCAATTTGAAGAACACGTTGTCTTGCTGCAAACAAAATTATATTAGAAAAGCTCCTCACTGGAAACTGCACGTATTTGGTGGGAAACTTCGATGGAAGATCTGTCCATGTAAATGACTTCTCCACATATGTCCAGAACTCTGCAGCAAGGTCAATAAAATGATCAAGTAGTTTTAAAGGTCCAGGCAGAGTGCACTAAattgtatttaaatattttcagaaGCTTGAAAAATTCCTATGTAACAGGATAAATGAACTACATTAGAATTGGACCAACTTGAGCTGCGATCTCTACAACTTCCTATGAAACTAGAAGAATGCACTACACTAGCTGGCAAATAAACCTTCCATTAAGCTCAAGAGCTGCTATCTCTATGTGGTACGACAACTCATCTAACGTCAGATTTATCAGTATACAACAGCAGGAGCATATTTCTCCTTAAATTAAAAGCAACCAACATTAAAAAACGCATTGCCATCTAAAGATTCGCATGTTGCGACATATAGAGGTCCTGTAGTTTTAAGCATTGCCAACTAAGAGCAAACTATATGCAGCCGGCATGAACTTTACCTTTCATTGACCAGATTTTAACCGTATTGTCCATACCACAACTTGCAATACGGTACTTGTCGGAAGGATGGAAGTCCTACAAAAGCCAACATAATACCACAACAATATAGCAAAAGAATAAGTACATAGATTTTCAATTCTCTTGACTCTTGAGGCCTGCAGAAGAATAGAAAATAAGAATCTGTGGAGCTGAGACTGACCACACTCAAAACTTCATTGCGATGACCCCCAGCTCCAGCAAATATCAGGATACAAATTCCCGTATGAACGTTCCAGAGCCTAACGGATTCATCCTGAACAATTCAGATCAAGGCTATAAGCAATAACCAGCATGGAAAACAGTTACACAGGATCCTTAGCAGGTCAAGACTTAATCTTGCAAGAAAAGATGTTCCCCATAGGACACTAACCAATTagactaaaagaaaaagaatccgAGATGTGCAAAATACAGAGATCTGTGACATTACTTTGCTAGCAGACACGATGAGGGATGGGTTCAATGGTTGAGTCCtgatttcatttattgaatCCCCATGGCCTACAAAACTCTGCACAGGAATAACATAGGAAAGATAAATGAAGAGCGAATGAGTACCCGCATTCCTACATAAAACTACAATCTTTTATGAATCACTGGCAACGAGTATGGGCGTCTGACAGATCTCTAAGCTCCAGCAGGGCTAAGCAAAATTAtggatgg
The window above is part of the Eucalyptus grandis isolate ANBG69807.140 chromosome 6, ASM1654582v1, whole genome shotgun sequence genome. Proteins encoded here:
- the LOC104450207 gene encoding polycomb group protein FERTILIZATION-INDEPENDENT ENDOSPERM (The RefSeq protein has 1 substitution compared to this genomic sequence), coding for MAKIAPGCEPVAGTLTPSKKREYRVTNRLQEGKRPLYAVVFNFIDSRYFNVFATVGGNRVTVYQCLEGGVIAVLQSYIDEDKDESFYTVSWACNIDRTPFVVAGGINGIIRVIDAGNEKIHRSFVGHGDSINEIRTQPLNPSLIVSASKDESVRLWNVHTGICILIFAGAGGHRNEVLSVDFHPSDKYRIASCGMDNTVKIWSMKEFWTYVEKSFTWTDLPSKFPTKYVQFPVFIAPVHSNYVDCNRWLGDFVLSKSVDNEIVLWEPKMKEQSPGEGSVDILQKYPVPECDIWFIKFSCDFHYHSIAIGNREGKIYVWELQSSPPVLIAKLSHSQSKSPIRQTAMSFDGSTILSCCEDGTIWRWDAITASTS
- the LOC104450206 gene encoding uncharacterized protein LOC104450206 isoform X1 gives rise to the protein MESILARALEYTLKYWLKSFSRDQFKLQGRTVQLSNLDINGDALHSSVGLPPALNVTTAKVDKLTIILPSVSNVQVEPIVVQINRLDLVLEENPDAEASRTSCSTPLSAGSGWSSGYGFADKIADGMTLEVTTVNLLLETRGGGKRQGGAAWASPLASITIRNLLLYTTNENWQVVNLKEAREFFSNSKYIYVFKKLEWESLSIDLLPHPDMFSEANLARAQEGADQRDDDGAKRVFFGGERFIEGISGEAYITVKRTELNTPLGLEVQLHITEAVCPALSEPGLRALLRFLTGLYICLNRGDVDLKAQQRSVEAAGHSLVSIIVDHIFLCIKDAGFQLELLMQSLHFSRASVSDGESANNLTKLMVGGLFLRDTFSRPPCTLVQPSMLTIAKDIEDIPDFAKNFCPPIYPLGEHQWQRSVGVPLICLYSLQVNPSPAPPSFASETVINCQPLMIFLQEDSCLRVCSFLADGIIVSPGAVLPDSSIKSLLFMLKELELTVPLEFGNHLTSDNGKDIVQKSLTGAKLRIENLSFSESPCLKTRLLNLEKDPACFCLWADQPIDASQKKWTSEASLVSLSLEACAAVTEAPHSRNNVSDSWPCVEVKDARFEAAMVTSDGKPLTDVPPPGGIVRVGVACQQYLSNTSVEQLFFVLDLYTYIGRISEKIALVGRKSRARKVRTEAVSRKLVERVPSDTAVSLAVRDLQLRFLESSSLVMEDMPLVQFIGDNIFIKVTHRTLGGAIAVSSTLRWESIQVNCVDTPRNLGDENGLVLSTEDHGNLVVGSESPKLRAVLWINNKSKFQTNGHVNPVPFLDISTVQVIPFNEDDVECRSLNLSARISGVRLGGGLNYAESLLHRFGILGPDGGPGEGLLKGLDNLSSGPLPKLFKASPLNADDLEKRDGIDSGFLDSAKPDNFDISVELKDWLFALEGPQEMAESWQYNDLTDVGREERSWHTSFKSLRIEAKSVSKHEISCKERSNPAWKFPLESVIVDIEGLQILKPQYHGEMLIAGVHSNGIKETFQMNEGINLEVRMVISEDDVDSETAKWMVENLKFSVKKPIEAAVSRDELRHLAFLCKSEIDSMGRITAGVLRVLKLEDSVGHAAMDQLSNLGSQGLERMLTPDKLSRDSSAASISLASLPYTTNESPSIPSTVASLEETVLESQAKCTALLAALGNSGASTQHITDVDQLAQNLGNIQRLLKQLRTNI
- the LOC104450206 gene encoding uncharacterized protein LOC104450206 isoform X2, which encodes MTLEVTTVNLLLETRGGGKRQGGAAWASPLASITIRNLLLYTTNENWQVVNLKEAREFFSNSKYIYVFKKLEWESLSIDLLPHPDMFSEANLARAQEGADQRDDDGAKRVFFGGERFIEGISGEAYITVKRTELNTPLGLEVQLHITEAVCPALSEPGLRALLRFLTGLYICLNRGDVDLKAQQRSVEAAGHSLVSIIVDHIFLCIKDAGFQLELLMQSLHFSRASVSDGESANNLTKLMVGGLFLRDTFSRPPCTLVQPSMLTIAKDIEDIPDFAKNFCPPIYPLGEHQWQRSVGVPLICLYSLQVNPSPAPPSFASETVINCQPLMIFLQEDSCLRVCSFLADGIIVSPGAVLPDSSIKSLLFMLKELELTVPLEFGNHLTSDNGKDIVQKSLTGAKLRIENLSFSESPCLKTRLLNLEKDPACFCLWADQPIDASQKKWTSEASLVSLSLEACAAVTEAPHSRNNVSDSWPCVEVKDARFEAAMVTSDGKPLTDVPPPGGIVRVGVACQQYLSNTSVEQLFFVLDLYTYIGRISEKIALVGRKSRARKVRTEAVSRKLVERVPSDTAVSLAVRDLQLRFLESSSLVMEDMPLVQFIGDNIFIKVTHRTLGGAIAVSSTLRWESIQVNCVDTPRNLGDENGLVLSTEDHGNLVVGSESPKLRAVLWINNKSKFQTNGHVNPVPFLDISTVQVIPFNEDDVECRSLNLSARISGVRLGGGLNYAESLLHRFGILGPDGGPGEGLLKGLDNLSSGPLPKLFKASPLNADDLEKRDGIDSGFLDSAKPDNFDISVELKDWLFALEGPQEMAESWQYNDLTDVGREERSWHTSFKSLRIEAKSVSKHEISCKERSNPAWKFPLESVIVDIEGLQILKPQYHGEMLIAGVHSNGIKETFQMNEGINLEVRMVISEDDVDSETAKWMVENLKFSVKKPIEAAVSRDELRHLAFLCKSEIDSMGRITAGVLRVLKLEDSVGHAAMDQLSNLGSQGLERMLTPDKLSRDSSAASISLASLPYTTNESPSIPSTVASLEETVLESQAKCTALLAALGNSGASTQHITDVDQLAQNLGNIQRLLKQLRTNI